The following nucleotide sequence is from Dehalococcoidia bacterium.
GCTGCGGCTACATTGTCCTGGCCGATGTTGCCGCTGATGGACGAGATGTTGATGACTGAGCCACCTGTTCCCTGGCTCTTCATCTGGGTTATAGCCGCCTTGGTGCCGAGAAAGACGCCCTTGGAGTTGATGTCCAGGATCCGGTCCCACTCTTCGACTGTCGTCTCTTCGATCGACACCCTGCTTGAGATACCGGCGTTGTTGACGATTACGTCCAGCTTGCCGAACTGCTCGACCGTCCTGCTAATCGCTGCATCCCAGTCAGACTGCTTGGTCACGTCAAGTGTGACGAATATCGCGTCGCCGCCCGTCTCGTTGATCTCAGCCTCAGTCTGGCGTCCTTCAGCTTCCAGCACGTCCGCGATGACGACCTTCGCCCCCTCTCGCGAGAACA
It contains:
- a CDS encoding glucose 1-dehydrogenase, with translation MRLEGKVALISGGARGMGAAEAKLFSREGAKVVIADVLEAEGRQTEAEINETGGDAIFVTLDVTKQSDWDAAISRTVEQFGKLDVIVNNAGISSRVSIEETTVEEWDRILDINSKGVFLGTKAAITQMKSQGTGGSVINISSISGNIGQDNVAAAYNASKGAVRIFSKSAAVQYAGDGIRVNTIHPGPIQTPMTQAGWEGSETFGDQEYVATENAPMGRYGKPEEVAYGALYLASDQSSYVTGAELIIDGGYTAQ